The Rosa rugosa chromosome 3, drRosRugo1.1, whole genome shotgun sequence sequence CAAGTGGACTGACTCCATGCATAAGTAGAGTAACTTAACTTGATCTCGAATTATTCTACCTCTGTATCGAGCTAGTTTATTTGATGCATCgatacattaatgtactgtAGATGAACCATTTAACAAAAACCTGTAACACCACACACATCATCCAGTTGTCACTTCACCCTGGCCAATAAATATTGATGTGACCTAGATATCACAGAGGCAATAAACAACGTCGTAGAAGCATGAGTGCTTAGCTTTATAATATAGATAGATGGATAAATAGACGTGAGTCGTCATGTTACCTAGATATCACAATCTGATAAACGACGTCGTAGAAGCAGAGTGTAGAACATAACTAACTTAGAGCGGGAACAGCGATTTTGAAAACGGAAAATACCGCCATTCCGTCTATGGCTTTAACCAACGCAGCTCTCAATCCCATATCCGGATTCCAATCTTCTTCGCagttttcatttcttcatttggaaacaaaaaaaaagaagaaaaaaaatccccaAATCAATTGAATCATGTGCGACGAAGGAAACAGCGTCTACACCACGCGCTCGACGAAGAAGCGAGCCTCGGCGGCGGAGGCCCTGAAAGCTTCGGCGTCCAAGAAGCAGCGATCCGTACTGGGAGAGATCACCAACTCGCCGGATCTCGTTTCGGTTCCGAAATCGGCACCGAAGAAACCGAAAATTGAGTCGCCggaggagaagaaggaagaagaagaggagggacTCAAGACGGAGATTGATGTGAGCTCGATTGATCCGGTCAAATGTGCTTACTCGCCTTCTATGTATAAGCATCTTCGTAAATTGGAGGTAGTCTTCTGATTTGGAGTTTGATAGTATTTCAAATTCTCAATTGGGTATATGGATTTTGTGGTTGAGATTTGGAATTTGGTGTTTTGGATTTTGCATTTGGCTCTAGGGTTTTGGAATGGATCAGAATTTGGTTTTCATAATATTAGAATCATTGCCTTTTGTGTTGAAATTTTATCTGGGAAATGATACATGAGAATCCAGTTTTAGATGTATGAAAACCCGGTGGCAGATTTTTGCTTTCATGACTTCATTTAACATGGATATGGTTGTTTATGATTAGTAATAGTTTTGGTTGTAGTTATGGTCATTGAAATTGGAAGAAGCTTAGCTCAAATAGTCGAAATGAGTTTGAACTTTTCTTTATtagatttttgttttctgtctGTGTGAACATTTTTGGTAGCATAGTGGTATTTAAGCTGAGGCTGATGGTGGTGTGTGATTCAGGTGGAGGGGAAGAATAGACCATTATGTGGTTACATGGAGAAGGTGCAGAATTGTATTTCAGAACACATGCGAGAAGTCCTGGTGGATTGGTTGGTGGAGGTTGCGGAGGAATACAAGTTTGTTTCAGACACCCTTTATCTTACCGTATCATATATCGACAGATACCTTTCTTCACACGTTATCAGCAAGAACAAGCTACAGCTTCTTGGTGTTGCGTGCATGTTTATTGCCTCGTAAGAACTTGAACAGCGTATTAGCTTTATTATTGCTCAAAAGTCGTCCACAGATTCTTGAAATGGTAATTTGAGACTGGTTGTGTGATGCAGGAAGTACGAAGAGATTTGTCCTCCACGTATTGAAGAGTTCTGCTATATAACAGATAATTCCTACATGATAGAAGAGGTGACTGATTTGACTGTCTTTGTTCCCCGTCGCTGCTGAATATGTGTCTTTCAAGTACTTTCCTTTTCGATCTGTATTACCGAGCTATTTAAGCTTCAGGTTGAACTTTGTATCTAACTTTCAGGTGTTGGAAATGGAGAAAGATGTACTCAAATTCTTGAACTTTGAGATCTATACTCCCACAACAAAGAATTTTCTCAGGCATGTAATCCTTTCAGACGTCTTTGGTCTTCCATGTTGTTTCTGCTGttctttttcttcaacctaTGTGGTTAGTGTCTGAAAATTCAGTAatgttgcttttttgatttgcAGAATCTTTGCAAGAGCTGCTCAAGAGAATTCCAAAGTAGGAGAGCAGTTTATATTGTTTTGATGtttgtttactttttttttttttttttggtacaaatgTTTGTTTACTTTTCTTCGCCTTTATttgttaatgtttttttttttccttgcttTACAGTCTTCGGATCTGCAGTTTGAATTCTTGGGTGGTTATCTTGCGGAACTAAGTTTGCTTGACTACTGCTGTGTTCGATTCCTACCATCAGTTATTGCTGCATCAGCGGTTTTTCTTACAAGGTTCACAATCCAGCCTGAGGTTCATCCCTGGGTAAGAAACAATGTAGCGGACTTAGTACTTGTGAACTTGTGAATTTTATCTAAAGTTGAAATCTTGCAACTTAATACTGATTGAGACTGTTAGAAATATTTTGAAGATTATTGATCCCTCTATATATGTTGCAGAGCTGGGACTTGCAATGCTATTCTGGTTATAAACCATCTGACTTACAAGATTGTGTCCTCGCCCTTCATGACTTGCAGCTGAATAAAAGCGGAAACAATTTGCGAGCAGTTAGAGATAAA is a genomic window containing:
- the LOC133739445 gene encoding putative cyclin-A3-1: MCDEGNSVYTTRSTKKRASAAEALKASASKKQRSVLGEITNSPDLVSVPKSAPKKPKIESPEEKKEEEEEGLKTEIDVSSIDPVKCAYSPSMYKHLRKLEVEGKNRPLCGYMEKVQNCISEHMREVLVDWLVEVAEEYKFVSDTLYLTVSYIDRYLSSHVISKNKLQLLGVACMFIASKYEEICPPRIEEFCYITDNSYMIEEVLEMEKDVLKFLNFEIYTPTTKNFLRIFARAAQENSKSSDLQFEFLGGYLAELSLLDYCCVRFLPSVIAASAVFLTRFTIQPEVHPWSWDLQCYSGYKPSDLQDCVLALHDLQLNKSGNNLRAVRDKYMQAKFKCVATLSSHSEIPALYFEAIN